One window of Rasiella rasia genomic DNA carries:
- a CDS encoding response regulator, with protein MKHLVIITICFLSLCFTKVCAQISVDSVKTTFKNYSKDNPKATTNNIKAYWHALPISIKKDSSIAAHRDYAIGMNFYYQRNPDSSYYYFNRAGKNLIFKEDPFLVNEALILKAMIKNIYGESEVVQKTLDSASANFNTVDSVPYTLRVNLNRAYGAFYTTNNEQEKAIDHLIKALELTETGEPNPRAEASIKQNLGELFLNLNDIPKARSYFLLVQEEALANDIPRYYHSATLKLADLIESKDEISEKTVNDLNEAMAFFKDLGDKGRIVEAHNYLGQIYKLTGNNDIAMSNFKQGLILSEEMQFPSGIINLAKNLGLMNLSLNRLEEAEQNFETARKFVYSHGNVESQIEIEQALAETLEKQGKLSQAYPFLKAAIKKTDSLNKAKTTATVQELETAYQTKEKEQQIALLTSENELAEQQKRNQRNILWAVLSIVGIVGVFLFFYYRNRQRVHQKLKELDAAKSSFFANISHEFRTPLTLVKGPISEQLEKDQLTPTERKKMQIAHKNVGRVQNLVEEMLALSKLESGHYQLHVAEGYISTFMKAQAQAFEFLAEEKKIHWEVNIPETKNQYWFDRDAVEKITTNLFSNAIKYTPANEKVRIIGSHTNHTYTLDIINTGVKLSAKDRKNIFERFYQNHPDNPGSGIGLALSRELSQLHKGTLELIHSENEENHFRLTLGVAKELFTTAELATKRTEIEHANVVIAHQPSDTENLLQPSTKEDVPQLLLIDDNKDVLNYITLLFQDSYNVRTANNGEEGYKSALEHIPDLIISDVMMPFLDGYELTKKLKEEELTAHIPLILVTAKTEDEDKLTGSKLGADAYVTKPFNSTLLQATVQNLLENRKRLQNRYSKTIILSPKEISVSTAEEKFLERMQKALDKNIQEPTFTPETFSKEIGVSRMQLHRKLKALTGLTTTEFIMNQRVKLAASLLKKRSISVSEVAYEVGFNNPSYFSKCFKDVYGISPSNVKKSSETL; from the coding sequence ATGAAACATCTTGTTATTATCACCATATGTTTTCTATCTCTTTGCTTCACAAAAGTGTGTGCGCAAATTTCTGTCGATTCTGTAAAGACAACATTTAAAAATTATAGTAAAGACAATCCCAAAGCCACCACCAATAATATTAAAGCGTATTGGCATGCCTTGCCAATTTCCATCAAAAAAGATTCTTCTATAGCCGCTCATAGAGATTACGCTATTGGCATGAATTTTTATTATCAAAGAAATCCCGATAGCTCCTATTACTATTTTAATCGCGCTGGAAAAAACCTCATTTTTAAAGAAGACCCTTTTTTAGTTAATGAAGCGTTGATTCTTAAAGCAATGATTAAGAATATTTATGGTGAAAGCGAAGTTGTTCAAAAAACACTTGACTCTGCCTCTGCTAATTTTAACACTGTAGATTCTGTACCTTACACGCTTAGGGTGAATTTAAATAGGGCTTATGGTGCATTTTACACAACCAACAATGAACAGGAAAAAGCAATTGATCATCTCATAAAAGCACTAGAGTTAACTGAAACCGGAGAACCAAATCCTCGAGCAGAAGCGAGTATTAAACAAAACTTAGGAGAACTATTCCTCAACTTAAATGACATTCCTAAAGCGAGGTCCTACTTCTTATTAGTTCAAGAAGAGGCGCTGGCTAACGACATACCTAGATATTACCATAGTGCCACACTTAAATTGGCAGATTTAATAGAAAGCAAAGATGAGATATCTGAGAAAACAGTAAACGATTTAAATGAGGCAATGGCCTTTTTTAAAGATTTAGGTGACAAAGGGCGTATAGTTGAAGCTCACAATTACTTAGGTCAAATTTATAAGCTTACAGGCAATAATGATATAGCCATGTCAAATTTCAAACAAGGTTTAATCCTTAGTGAAGAAATGCAGTTTCCGTCTGGCATTATTAATCTTGCTAAGAATTTAGGGCTCATGAACCTGTCATTAAACAGGCTTGAAGAGGCAGAACAAAATTTTGAAACTGCGAGAAAGTTTGTCTATTCTCATGGCAATGTAGAATCCCAAATTGAAATAGAACAAGCCCTAGCCGAAACCTTAGAAAAACAAGGAAAACTTTCACAAGCCTACCCTTTCTTAAAAGCTGCAATTAAAAAAACAGATAGCTTAAACAAAGCGAAGACCACGGCTACAGTTCAAGAGTTAGAAACCGCGTATCAGACCAAAGAAAAAGAACAACAGATAGCTTTGCTTACTTCTGAAAATGAGCTTGCAGAACAACAAAAAAGAAACCAACGGAATATTTTATGGGCTGTATTATCAATTGTAGGGATAGTAGGAGTATTTCTGTTTTTCTACTATAGAAATAGGCAACGAGTACATCAAAAACTGAAAGAGTTGGACGCCGCAAAATCATCTTTCTTTGCAAATATTTCTCATGAGTTTCGAACCCCACTTACCTTGGTAAAAGGTCCCATTTCTGAACAGTTAGAAAAAGATCAACTTACACCTACTGAACGTAAAAAAATGCAAATTGCTCATAAAAATGTAGGGAGGGTTCAAAATCTGGTCGAGGAAATGCTAGCCCTGTCTAAATTGGAAAGCGGACACTACCAACTTCATGTAGCTGAAGGTTATATTTCTACATTTATGAAAGCACAAGCCCAAGCGTTTGAATTTCTAGCAGAAGAAAAAAAGATACATTGGGAGGTCAACATTCCAGAAACCAAGAATCAATATTGGTTTGACCGTGATGCCGTTGAAAAAATTACAACCAACTTATTTAGCAATGCCATAAAATATACTCCAGCTAACGAGAAAGTACGTATTATTGGCAGCCATACTAACCACACGTATACCTTAGACATTATTAATACTGGTGTTAAACTTTCGGCAAAAGACCGAAAAAACATTTTTGAACGTTTCTATCAGAACCACCCAGACAACCCTGGTTCAGGTATTGGCTTGGCACTTAGTAGAGAATTATCCCAATTACACAAAGGAACACTAGAATTGATTCATTCAGAAAATGAAGAGAATCATTTTAGATTGACTTTAGGGGTGGCAAAAGAACTCTTTACCACTGCCGAACTTGCTACAAAACGTACTGAAATTGAACATGCCAATGTGGTAATAGCGCATCAACCTTCGGATACTGAGAATTTATTGCAACCAAGTACTAAAGAAGACGTCCCACAACTCTTACTTATAGACGACAATAAGGATGTATTGAATTACATCACCTTACTATTTCAAGACAGCTATAACGTTCGTACGGCCAACAATGGTGAAGAAGGATATAAGAGTGCGTTAGAGCACATTCCAGATCTAATCATAAGCGATGTAATGATGCCGTTTTTAGACGGATATGAACTAACGAAGAAGCTTAAAGAAGAAGAGCTTACCGCCCATATTCCATTAATTTTGGTTACAGCAAAAACAGAAGATGAGGACAAATTAACCGGAAGTAAACTAGGGGCAGATGCCTATGTAACTAAACCATTTAATAGTACGTTGCTCCAAGCCACGGTGCAAAATTTACTAGAAAATCGCAAACGCTTACAAAATAGATATTCAAAAACTATTATTTTAAGTCCGAAAGAAATATCGGTAAGCACTGCCGAAGAAAAGTTCTTGGAGCGTATGCAAAAGGCTTTAGACAAAAACATTCAAGAACCTACTTTCACTCCAGAAACTTTCAGCAAGGAAATAGGGGTTAGCCGCATGCAATTGCATAGAAAACTAAAAGCGCTTACAGGACTTACAACCACAGAATTTATAATGAATCAACGGGTTAAATTAGCGGCTTCGCTATTAAAAAAGCGTAGCATTTCGGTATCTGAAGTTGCTTACGAAGTTGGTTTTAACAATCCCTCTTATTTTAGCAAATGCTTCAAAGACGTGTACGGAATCTCCCCTTCTAACGTAAAGAAAAGCTCTGAAACCCTGTAA
- a CDS encoding TapB family protein — MNFRTFFSILAFFGMTSLFAQNDCSTFYPFEDGVTFQITNYGKNNRVAAITDFLVTEATSNFATFKSFLRDKEGEVLNEATFTMSCENDGIVVDMESLLNPNLLENYRDFETEISGTKIVIPNNLHVGQELPDATMTMLVDMSGINIRMEVSMTDRTVVNRETITTPAGTFDCYVIGYTNTVNMGINRTTTAKQWISKGVGMVKQEDYNRRGRVTSSSLLTDFHN, encoded by the coding sequence ATGAATTTTCGCACTTTTTTTTCAATCCTTGCCTTCTTTGGTATGACTAGTTTGTTTGCACAAAACGATTGTAGCACTTTTTACCCTTTTGAAGATGGAGTAACATTTCAGATAACCAACTATGGTAAAAACAACCGCGTAGCCGCCATTACAGATTTTCTAGTTACCGAAGCTACAAGCAACTTTGCTACATTTAAGTCCTTTTTAAGAGATAAAGAAGGTGAAGTATTAAACGAAGCGACCTTTACAATGTCTTGCGAAAATGATGGTATTGTTGTAGATATGGAGTCTCTTTTGAATCCTAATTTACTTGAGAATTACAGAGATTTTGAAACCGAAATTTCAGGAACCAAAATAGTAATTCCCAACAATTTACATGTAGGTCAGGAATTACCAGATGCTACTATGACCATGCTCGTAGATATGAGCGGTATTAATATAAGAATGGAGGTATCTATGACAGATAGAACGGTAGTAAACAGAGAAACTATTACAACCCCTGCTGGCACCTTTGATTGCTATGTGATTGGCTACACAAATACAGTAAATATGGGGATAAATCGCACTACTACCGCCAAACAATGGATCTCTAAAGGCGTGGGAATGGTAAAGCAAGAAGATTATAATAGACGTGGAAGGGTAACTAGCAGTAGCTTGCTTACAGACTTCCATAACTAA
- a CDS encoding OmpA family protein, protein MKTKHLIMLICLLAMATPSQAQFFKKLGKAAERAAERTVERRVEKETTKSTDRALDTVIEAPKKKKERKRRKKKKKKSDSGNIIGGNNSDEQTGTESETVINSNFDFTPGTVPIFQDNFSSDNIGDFPANWDSNGSGELVTIKGEKWLRLGNNATIYPMLKNALPENYTIQFDLFTDGIDNKTDSYAFFKLLLHDTQGFQSPKSFSLVELSPCQFIESQGVIEKHVNGTREIRNKIGKDIRNAINGKSRVSIAVNKTRMRVWLNAEKIVDIPRLVPENAKYFKLYTTGLRDNGTNDKIYIANFSIAKSGEDNRSKLLTEGRLSTNAILFNTGSASIKSGADAILAEIGEAMKTNPTVNILIVGHTDTDGDADSNLVLSQQRAISVKEALIQKYGISANRIKTDGKGESSPIANNTTSAGKSQNRRVEFIKL, encoded by the coding sequence ATGAAAACGAAACATTTAATAATGCTAATATGCCTATTGGCTATGGCAACACCATCACAGGCGCAGTTCTTCAAAAAATTAGGAAAGGCAGCCGAAAGAGCAGCCGAAAGAACGGTAGAACGTAGAGTAGAAAAGGAAACGACCAAATCTACAGACAGAGCTTTAGACACAGTTATTGAAGCTCCAAAAAAAAAGAAAGAAAGAAAAAGAAGAAAGAAAAAGAAGAAGAAATCTGATAGCGGAAATATTATTGGTGGCAATAATAGTGACGAACAGACAGGTACTGAAAGTGAAACTGTAATAAATTCAAATTTCGATTTTACACCTGGAACTGTACCAATTTTTCAAGATAACTTCTCATCAGACAATATTGGAGATTTTCCCGCAAATTGGGATAGCAACGGATCTGGAGAGTTGGTGACCATTAAAGGTGAAAAATGGCTTCGCCTAGGGAATAATGCAACCATTTATCCTATGCTGAAAAATGCACTTCCGGAAAACTATACCATCCAGTTCGATTTATTTACAGATGGTATAGACAACAAAACAGACTCCTACGCTTTTTTTAAACTACTTCTTCACGATACCCAAGGGTTTCAGAGTCCTAAATCATTTAGCCTGGTAGAACTTTCACCATGTCAATTTATAGAATCGCAGGGAGTAATTGAAAAGCATGTGAATGGCACAAGGGAGATACGCAATAAAATTGGCAAGGATATTAGAAACGCCATTAATGGAAAGTCTCGTGTCTCTATTGCTGTAAATAAAACGCGCATGCGGGTATGGCTTAATGCAGAGAAAATAGTTGACATACCGAGGTTGGTGCCAGAAAACGCGAAGTACTTTAAGCTTTACACAACGGGTTTACGAGACAATGGCACAAATGACAAAATATATATTGCTAATTTTTCTATTGCCAAGAGTGGAGAAGACAATAGAAGCAAATTACTTACAGAAGGGCGTCTTTCTACAAATGCCATTCTTTTTAACACGGGTTCTGCATCAATTAAAAGTGGCGCAGATGCTATTCTAGCAGAGATAGGTGAAGCTATGAAAACCAACCCTACTGTCAATATTTTAATTGTAGGACACACAGACACCGATGGGGATGCCGATAGTAATTTAGTGCTTTCTCAACAAAGAGCAATTTCAGTAAAAGAAGCACTTATACAGAAGTACGGCATTTCGGCTAACAGAATCAAGACAGACGGCAAAGGCGAATCTAGTCCTATTGCTAACAACACAACTTCTGCCGGAAAGTCTCAAAATAGGAGAGTAGAATTTATAAAACTATAG
- a CDS encoding response regulator: MATISAEDSITLATYRVKLSQYVNPIPDSAFYYGRKIKALATSLNYGKGIADADYLLGACFKRVQENDSAINSFKKSLRLSEILAYDIGKGRAYNSLGRTYYLLGKMDSSIVASKNAIASIKEENTTAKTIIADSHTALAIAYSRKNDMNKAITQLLKVDSMHHKTPLRPDVIAAAYQNLGNIYLELEEYPSAIEQFDKANDQFAKLPEGASQFYKNTTNVFLGNAYLQTEKIELADSLLSNSYNYFKKTEDHRLVAEITNYLGQVELKKNNPVKAEAYFIESFTVHRDNDRPYEAALGALEIAKLELSKNRPDIALNYIKEANVLNLDADNSKLQQELLFYAGQAYNQKGNYKEAYKLSNLAKKLQDSLQQVQSAEKIKEIEAIYETETKDREIALLTSQNELALQQKANQRNLMLAGLGVTTVIGLFFFFQYQNRKKTNKKLQELDKAKSTFFANISHEFRTPLALIKGPIEDQLEESALKGSHRRNLLAAQRNTERLEGLVEQLLALSKLESGAMKIQVQPTAINSFLKAQTESFQYLASEKNNTYIIDLNTSDQICWLDQDIFEKACVNLLGNAFKYSPDKATIRVTCSIANDYLHFTVQNSGISISAKEQEHIFTRFYQTQNSNSGSGIGLALTKELMQLHKGNISVDSSELDGVTFKVTFPISEETYSPEEKLDPQLYTDTIVTTAEPQLILETKSISPDDAPMLLLIDDSKEIRDYVTSIFETTYIVITATNGKEGFEAAQKHIPDVIISDVMMPIEDGFELTKHCKENTLTSHIPILLLTAKNNITDQLEGLGIGADAYLTKPFSSKLLKARVKNLLENRRKLQERFSQELILTPKEIAITSADEQFLERLQEVLDTKLTNSEFSASIFCEEMGVSRMQLHRKLKALTGYATTEFIRSQRLKLAKQLIEQDKISISEVGYTVGFNDHSYFSKCFKQEFGHSPTEFLKNS, translated from the coding sequence GTGGCCACAATTAGTGCAGAAGATTCTATTACTCTAGCAACCTATCGTGTGAAATTATCGCAATATGTAAATCCAATCCCGGATAGCGCATTTTACTACGGACGAAAAATAAAAGCTCTTGCCACCTCCCTAAATTATGGAAAAGGCATTGCCGATGCAGACTATTTATTAGGCGCTTGTTTTAAGCGTGTTCAAGAAAATGACAGCGCAATTAACTCTTTTAAAAAATCGCTTAGACTTTCTGAAATATTAGCCTATGATATTGGTAAAGGACGTGCTTACAATAGTTTAGGACGCACCTATTACTTACTTGGCAAGATGGACAGCTCTATTGTTGCTAGCAAAAATGCCATTGCAAGTATCAAGGAAGAAAACACCACGGCAAAAACGATTATAGCAGATTCTCATACTGCTCTTGCCATTGCCTACTCTAGAAAGAATGACATGAATAAGGCCATAACTCAGTTGTTGAAGGTAGATTCTATGCACCACAAAACACCGTTACGGCCCGATGTGATAGCTGCTGCTTATCAAAATCTTGGCAACATTTATTTAGAATTGGAGGAATACCCCTCTGCTATTGAGCAATTTGATAAGGCTAATGATCAATTTGCAAAGCTTCCTGAAGGTGCCTCGCAATTTTACAAAAACACCACCAATGTATTTCTAGGAAATGCCTATTTACAAACTGAAAAGATTGAACTCGCAGATAGCCTTTTAAGTAACTCTTATAATTATTTCAAAAAGACAGAAGATCATCGTTTGGTAGCTGAAATAACAAACTATTTAGGTCAGGTAGAGTTAAAGAAAAACAATCCTGTAAAAGCTGAAGCCTATTTTATTGAAAGTTTTACCGTTCATAGAGACAATGACAGACCCTATGAAGCTGCATTAGGAGCACTTGAAATTGCCAAGTTAGAACTTTCAAAAAATAGGCCAGATATAGCATTAAATTATATCAAAGAGGCCAACGTTTTAAACCTCGATGCCGACAATAGTAAATTACAGCAAGAGCTATTGTTTTATGCCGGACAAGCTTATAATCAAAAAGGAAATTACAAAGAAGCATATAAGTTAAGTAACCTAGCAAAGAAGTTACAAGACTCATTACAACAGGTGCAAAGTGCAGAAAAAATAAAAGAAATTGAAGCAATTTATGAGACTGAAACTAAAGACCGCGAAATAGCACTCCTTACTTCTCAAAACGAGCTAGCTTTACAGCAAAAAGCCAATCAGCGAAACCTCATGCTAGCAGGACTTGGTGTTACCACTGTAATTGGACTATTCTTCTTCTTTCAATACCAAAATAGAAAAAAAACCAATAAGAAATTACAGGAATTAGATAAAGCAAAATCTACTTTTTTTGCAAATATTTCTCACGAATTTAGAACACCATTGGCTTTAATCAAGGGACCAATCGAAGACCAATTAGAAGAGTCTGCGCTAAAAGGTAGTCATCGAAGAAATTTGTTGGCGGCACAACGCAACACAGAACGTTTAGAAGGCTTAGTAGAACAACTCTTAGCACTTTCTAAATTAGAAAGCGGAGCTATGAAAATTCAGGTGCAACCTACAGCTATAAATTCTTTTTTAAAGGCGCAAACTGAATCTTTTCAATATCTGGCATCTGAAAAGAATAATACGTATATCATAGACCTAAATACTTCAGATCAAATATGTTGGCTAGACCAAGACATTTTTGAGAAGGCTTGTGTTAATCTCTTAGGAAACGCTTTTAAATACAGCCCAGACAAAGCTACTATAAGAGTAACGTGTAGTATTGCGAATGACTACTTACACTTTACTGTTCAAAATTCTGGGATTTCAATTTCTGCCAAAGAACAAGAGCATATTTTTACTCGTTTTTATCAGACCCAAAATAGTAATTCAGGTTCTGGTATAGGGCTTGCGCTAACTAAAGAATTGATGCAACTTCATAAAGGTAATATTTCTGTAGACTCTTCGGAGTTAGATGGCGTAACCTTTAAAGTTACATTTCCTATTTCCGAAGAAACCTACAGCCCTGAAGAAAAACTGGATCCACAATTATATACCGATACAATTGTAACAACAGCAGAGCCCCAGTTGATTTTAGAAACAAAGTCTATTAGTCCAGACGACGCACCAATGCTATTATTAATAGACGACAGTAAGGAAATAAGAGACTATGTAACTTCTATTTTTGAAACAACCTACATTGTAATAACCGCCACTAATGGTAAAGAGGGTTTTGAAGCAGCTCAAAAACATATCCCAGACGTAATTATAAGTGATGTGATGATGCCTATTGAAGACGGTTTTGAGTTAACAAAGCATTGTAAAGAGAATACACTAACATCGCACATACCCATACTACTTCTTACTGCTAAAAACAATATAACAGACCAACTAGAGGGATTAGGTATTGGTGCAGATGCATATCTTACAAAGCCATTTAGTTCTAAATTGTTAAAAGCTCGTGTTAAAAATTTACTAGAGAATAGACGCAAACTACAAGAACGATTTTCTCAAGAATTGATACTTACCCCCAAAGAAATTGCTATAACTTCGGCAGATGAGCAATTTTTAGAACGTCTTCAAGAAGTACTAGATACAAAACTTACTAATAGTGAATTTTCTGCTTCTATCTTTTGCGAAGAAATGGGCGTAAGCAGAATGCAATTACATCGTAAGTTAAAAGCCCTTACTGGTTATGCAACAACAGAATTTATTCGTAGCCAACGATTAAAGCTTGCAAAGCAACTTATAGAACAGGATAAAATATCCATTTCAGAAGTTGGTTACACAGTTGGTTTTAACGATCACTCCTATTTCTCCAAGTGTTTTAAACAAGAATTCGGGCATTCTCCGACGGAATTCTTAAAAAACAGCTAG
- a CDS encoding response regulator → MIIKQILTRSHLYFKIVKGLFLIGVLFLCTVNVAAQNSTTTQQYDASNFLTRHYNLDSLKKYHLTAKNFYNEGLLDSAYKYSIVSYELAKKLKKDSLQIAIASTLSFLERDLEKAIYYLEETEPIAINNPHWEYLEKLYHTKGVVYFNNTYDEQALVQFIKLDSLLAQKNTNVLLTAMNKVNIVNVLFKTTISTAKDTSYLQQMEKNIDAGLQVVEKGLKIHPDSIAFYNAVSLQEPAAILYEKKAFVYEQRNDIKKAISNYRKALENTVAGTNYLRKSSVYNGLAKLYNTQNTQDSAAYYYNQELKAINKTTDTLQQAITYYRIAEFYNQNNKSEIALLHLDKSKALLDKSYFVREELMFDYQDILSRVQYNLGNFKEAYLASIKAKEHLLQIEKQNNQKNISELETKYQTDTKDREIELLTSQKELAEQQKTNQRNLLLATVVLTTLAGLFFFFQYKNRQKTTKKLRELDKAKSTFFANISHEFRTPLTLIKGPLEDQLTTATTPAERKNLISAQQNTSRLQVLVDQLLALSKLESGHFKLQIKKGNIEKHLLALAETFRFACKEKNIHYTITIQPNNEPVYFDLDALEKIVINLLGNAVKYTPENETISLIGKQDHGNFIFYIENTGNPISEENQQHLFERFYQTNFQNTGTGIGLALTKELVTLHQGTIIVNSNENSTRFTVQIPVRKSNFNASQLVSESLQEPEIPISEVEIKEIIGVAQPISAPEDAPILLVVEDHADIAAYITSIFENEYKVITTSNGKEALDVAVSEIPDIIISDIMMPIIDGNELTKNIKEHELTSHIPVLLLTAKTEDTDKLTAAGVGADVYMTKPFNSRLLHSRVANLIENRTKVQARFSKEVILTPKEISVSSADEKFLEKLQLVLDDKLTDSEFTSAAFCEAVGISRMQLHRKLKALTGQSTTEFIKSQRLKMAVQLLKKNKLSISEIGYTVGFNDPSYFTKCFKEEYGKLPTQFVD, encoded by the coding sequence TTGATTATAAAACAAATTCTAACCCGATCTCATCTATATTTTAAAATCGTAAAAGGATTATTCCTTATTGGTGTTTTATTTTTATGTACAGTAAACGTTGCTGCGCAAAATTCAACAACAACTCAACAATATGATGCTTCTAATTTTTTGACACGCCATTATAATCTCGATTCACTTAAAAAATACCACCTCACTGCCAAAAATTTTTATAATGAAGGACTATTAGATAGTGCGTACAAATATTCAATAGTAAGTTATGAATTGGCTAAAAAATTAAAAAAAGACTCTTTACAAATAGCAATTGCAAGCACTTTAAGTTTTCTTGAGCGGGATTTAGAGAAAGCTATTTATTATCTTGAAGAAACTGAACCTATTGCAATTAACAACCCACATTGGGAATACTTAGAGAAGTTATACCACACTAAAGGAGTAGTATATTTTAACAACACCTACGATGAGCAAGCACTTGTTCAATTTATAAAACTAGATTCCTTATTAGCACAAAAAAACACCAATGTGCTATTAACTGCTATGAATAAAGTAAACATTGTTAATGTACTATTTAAAACGACTATTTCCACAGCTAAGGACACCAGTTATTTACAACAGATGGAAAAAAATATAGATGCTGGACTACAAGTTGTAGAAAAGGGTTTAAAAATACATCCAGATAGCATAGCTTTTTACAATGCTGTTAGCCTACAGGAACCCGCGGCGATACTATATGAAAAAAAAGCCTTTGTTTACGAACAAAGGAATGACATTAAAAAAGCCATATCTAATTACAGAAAAGCACTTGAAAATACTGTGGCAGGCACTAATTATCTTAGAAAATCATCAGTATACAATGGTTTAGCAAAACTATATAACACACAGAATACACAAGATTCTGCAGCGTATTATTACAATCAGGAACTCAAAGCCATTAACAAAACCACAGATACACTACAGCAAGCTATTACTTATTATAGGATTGCAGAGTTTTATAACCAAAACAACAAATCTGAAATAGCTTTACTTCATCTCGATAAATCAAAAGCACTTCTAGACAAATCTTATTTTGTAAGAGAAGAATTAATGTTCGATTACCAAGATATCTTGTCTCGCGTACAGTATAACCTTGGAAATTTTAAAGAAGCATACCTAGCATCTATAAAAGCAAAAGAACATCTTTTACAAATTGAAAAGCAAAATAATCAAAAAAATATATCTGAACTTGAAACAAAATATCAAACTGATACAAAAGATCGAGAAATAGAATTACTCACCTCTCAAAAAGAACTGGCCGAGCAACAGAAAACAAATCAGCGTAATCTGCTTTTAGCTACAGTTGTATTAACAACCCTCGCGGGACTGTTTTTCTTTTTTCAATATAAAAACAGACAAAAAACAACTAAAAAATTAAGAGAGCTAGATAAGGCGAAATCTACATTCTTCGCAAATATTTCGCACGAATTCCGCACCCCTTTAACACTCATAAAAGGCCCCTTAGAAGATCAATTAACTACTGCAACTACCCCTGCGGAACGTAAAAATCTTATCTCGGCCCAGCAAAACACATCTCGACTACAAGTTCTTGTCGATCAATTACTGGCACTTTCAAAACTAGAAAGTGGTCACTTTAAGTTACAGATAAAAAAGGGCAACATTGAAAAACACCTACTTGCACTTGCTGAAACTTTTAGGTTTGCCTGTAAGGAAAAAAACATACACTATACTATCACTATACAACCCAATAATGAGCCCGTCTATTTTGATCTTGATGCACTAGAAAAAATAGTAATAAACTTGTTGGGCAACGCAGTGAAATACACTCCAGAAAATGAAACCATCTCATTAATTGGGAAGCAAGACCACGGAAATTTTATTTTTTACATAGAAAATACTGGTAATCCTATATCTGAAGAAAACCAGCAACATCTATTTGAACGTTTTTATCAAACCAACTTTCAAAATACAGGCACAGGTATAGGTCTTGCATTGACAAAAGAGTTGGTAACACTTCATCAAGGAACCATAATTGTTAATAGTAACGAAAACAGTACACGCTTTACGGTACAAATTCCTGTGCGTAAAAGTAACTTTAATGCTTCGCAATTAGTTTCAGAAAGCTTACAGGAGCCAGAAATTCCAATTTCAGAAGTAGAAATTAAAGAAATAATAGGTGTCGCTCAGCCTATCTCTGCTCCAGAAGACGCACCCATTTTGCTTGTTGTTGAAGATCACGCAGATATTGCAGCATATATTACTTCTATTTTTGAAAATGAATATAAGGTAATTACAACTAGCAATGGGAAAGAAGCCCTTGATGTTGCTGTATCTGAAATACCAGATATCATTATTAGTGATATAATGATGCCAATAATAGATGGTAATGAATTAACCAAAAATATCAAAGAGCACGAACTCACCTCTCATATTCCGGTATTATTGCTCACAGCTAAGACAGAAGATACAGATAAACTTACCGCAGCCGGCGTGGGTGCAGATGTGTATATGACCAAACCTTTTAATTCTAGGCTACTCCATAGCAGGGTCGCTAATCTTATAGAAAACCGAACAAAAGTACAGGCACGGTTTTCTAAAGAAGTGATTTTAACGCCAAAAGAAATTTCGGTTTCATCGGCAGATGAAAAATTCTTAGAAAAATTACAATTAGTCTTAGATGACAAGCTTACAGACTCAGAGTTTACATCTGCTGCTTTTTGCGAGGCTGTGGGTATAAGCCGTATGCAATTGCATAGAAAACTTAAGGCTTTAACAGGGCAATCCACGACAGAGTTCATTAAATCGCAACGTTTAAAAATGGCAGTACAACTCTTAAAAAAGAATAAATTATCAATTTCTGAAATAGGCTATACAGTTGGCTTTAACGACCCTTCTTACTTTACGAAATGTTTTAAGGAAGAATACGGCAAATTACCTACGCAGTTCGTGGATTAA